The DNA sequence GCCGCGGTTCTACTATGTCCAGCGACAGATGGTGTTCGGGGGAATGGGCCTGTTCGTGATGCTGGTCATCTCGATGCTGACCCCCCGCCAGATCCGCCGCATCGGCGTTCTGGGTTTTGCCGTGTCCTTCATGCTAATCCTAGCCCTGCCGATCATCGGCACCGACTTCGGAAAGGGCGCGACGCGGTGGCTGTCGCTCGGCTTCGTGTCGGTGCAGCCGTCGGAATTCCTCAAGCCGGGCTTCGTGGCGCTTTGCGCGTGGTTCATGGCCTCGGCGCAGGAACCGGGCGGCCCTCCGGGGCGGATCTATTCCTTTGGCGCCGCGATGACGATCGTCATCCTGCTGGCCCTGCAGCCCGACTTCGGCCAGGCCTCGCTGGTGCTGTTCTCGTGGCTGGTGATGTATTTCGTCGCCGGGTCGCCGGTCATCCTGATCGTCTGCGTCGCGGGACTGGCCGGGATGGGCGGTCTGTTCGCCTATAACGCGTCCGAACACTTTGCCCGCCGGATCAACAGCTTCCTGTCATCGGAAATCGACGCGAACACCCAGATCTACTTTGCCACGAATGCCATCCAGGAAGGCCGCTTCTTCGGCGTCGGCGTGGGCGAGGGGACGGTGAAATGGTCGCTGCCCGATGCGCATACCGACTTCATCATCGCCGTCGCGGCCGAGGAATACGGCTTCATCATGGTCCTGGCGATCATCCTCCTCTACATGACCATCGTCATGCGCTCGCTGCTGCGGCTGGTGCGGGAACGCGATCCGTTCGCCCGCATCGCCGGCACGGGCCTGGCCTGCGCATTCGGCGTGCAGGCGCTGATCAACATGGGCGTCGCGGTGCGCCTACTGCCCGCCAAGGGCATGACGCTGCCCTTCGTCAGCTATGGCGGCTCGTCCATGATCGCGTCCGGCATCGCGCTTGGGATGCTGCTGGCGCTGACCCGCACCCGTCCGCAGGGCGAGTTCGCTGAAATCCTGCGCCGGTCCCGCTGATGGCCGCCCCCCTTGCCCTGATCGCCGCCGGAGGCACCGGCGGCCACATGTTTCCGGCCCAAGCCCTGGCCGAGCTGCTGCTGGCGCAGGGCTGGCGCGTCAAGCTGTCCACAGATGACCGCGGTGCGCGCTATGCCGGCGGCTTCCCCGACGCGGTCGAGCGCCAGGTGGTGAAATCCGCGACCACCGCGCGCGGCGGCCTGTCGGGCAAGCTGGCGGCACCGTTCAAGATCGCAGCCGGGGTGTTGGCCGCCCGCCGGGCCTTCCGGCGCGACCGCCCGTCGGTCGTGATCGGGTTCGGCGGCTATCCGACCATCCCGGCGCTGTCGGCGGCGCATCTGATGGGCCTGCCGCGGATGATCCACGAACAGAACGGCGTCATGGGTCGGGTGAACCGGATGTTCGCAGCGCGCGTGCACCGCGTGGCCTGCGGAACCTGGCCCACGATCCTGCCGCAGGGCATTTCGGGTCAGCACGTCGGCAACCCGGTCCGCGGCGCGGTCCTGGATCGGGCCGCCAGCCCCTATGTCGCGCCGGGCGAGGGGGCGCTGAACCTGCTCGTCATCGGCGGCAGCCAGGGGGCGCGCGTCCTGTCGCAGGTCGTGCCCGCCGCCATCGCCGCCCTGCCTGCGGACCTGCGCACCCGTCTGCAGGTCAGCCACCAAGCCCGCCCCGAGGATGCCGATCAGGTCACGGCCGCCTATGCCGCAGCCGGCATCGCGGCCGAGGTTCAGCCCTTCTTCACCGACGTCCCGGACCGCATCGCGGCCGCGCATCTGGTGATCAGCCGGTCGGGCGCATCGTCGCTGGCCGACATCACCGTGATCGGCCGCCCGGCGATCCTGATCCCCTTCGCCGCCGCCACCGGCGATCACCAGACCGCGAATGCGCAGGCGCTGGCCGATGCGGGCGCGGCGCATGTCCATCCCGAATCCGTGCTTGACGCGGACAGCCTCACGCGCGACATCCGCGCGATCCTGACGGACCCTGCCCAAGCCACAGCCATGGCGCAGGCGGCCCTGACCCTGGCGCGCCCCGACGCGGCGCGCCGCCTGTACGACCTCGTCGAGGAGATCACGCGATGAACGCAGCGACAAAACTGCCCGGAGAGCTGGGCCCCATCCATTTCGTGGGCATCGGCGGCATCGGAATGTCGGGCATCGCCGAGGTGCTGCTGACCCTGGGCTATCGCGTCCAGGGCAGCGATTCCAAGAAATCCAAGATCACCGACCGGCTGGAGACCCTGGGCGCCACCGTCTTCGAGGGCCAGCGCGCCGAGAACGTCGCGGGCGCAGGCGTCATCGTCATCTCGACCGCGATCAAGAAGGGCAACCCCGAGCTGGAGGAGGCGCGCCTGCGCGGCCTGCCCATCGTGCGCCGGGCCGAGATGCTGGCCGAACTGATGCGGCTGAAATCGAACATCGCCATCGCCGGCACGCATGGCAAGACGACGACCACCACGATGGTCGCGACCCTGCTGGATGCGGGCGGGCTGGACCCCACGGTCATCAACGGCGGCGTGATCCACGCCTATGGCTCGAACGCGCGGGCCGGTGCGGGCGAGTGGATGGTGGTCGAGGCCGACGAATCCGACGGCAGCTTCAACCGACTTCCCGCCGACATCGCGATCGTCACGAACATCGACCCCGAACACATGGAGCATTGGGGCAGCTTCGATGCGCTGCGCCAGGCCTTCACCAACTTCGCGTCCTCGGTGCCGTTCTACGGCTTGGCCGTCTGCTGCACCGACCATCCAGAGGTCCAGGCGCTGGTGGGTCGGTTGACCGATCGCCGTGTGGTGACCTTCGGCTTCAACGCGCAGGCCGACGTGCGGGCGATGAACCTGACCTATGACAAGGGCATCGCGCATTTCGACATCGCGCTGCAGGGCGAGGCGACCGACGGTCCGATCCCGATGATCGAGGGCTGCACCCTGCCCATGCCGGGCGATCACAACGTCTCGAACTGCCTGGCGGCCGTGGCCGTCGCACGCCACCTGGGCATCAAGAAATCCGAGATCCGCACCGCGCTGGCGAAATTCGGCGGGGTTGGTCGCCGCTTTACCCGCGTCGGAGAGATCAACGGCGTGACCATCATCGACGATTACGGCCACCACCCGGTGGAGATCGCCGCCGTCCTCAAGGCCGCGCGCCAGGCCAGCACCGGCCGCGTGATCGCGGTTCACCAGCCGCACCGCTATTCGCGCCTGTCGAACCTGTTCGAGGATTTCTGCACCTGCTTCAACGAGGCCGACGTGGTCGCCATCGCCGACGTCTATTCCGCCGGAGAGGAGCCCATTCCCGGCGCTTCGCGCGACGACCTGGTGGCGGGGCTGATCGCCCACGGCCACCGCCACGCCCGCGCCATCCTGTCCGAGGACGACCTGGAGCGACTGGTCCGCGAACAGGCGCGGCCCGGTGACATGGTGGTCTGCTTGGGAGCGGGCACGATCTCGACCTGGGCCAACGGGCTGCCCGCGCGGTTGCAGGGCCAGGCCGCGTGACGGCCACGCCCGATCTTGCGATCCTGCCGCTGCTGGCGCTGGCGGGGGCGGCGGTCTGGCTGGCGCTGGCCTGCCTGACCCCGCGCCTGAACCGCCGCTGGCAGCGACGCGCCAGTTGGGTCTTGGTGCTGGCAGGCGTCCCGGTTCTGGGCTGGCTGACGCTGGAATGGGGACCGGGTCTGGGCGTTCTGGGCTTTGGATTGGGTCTGCTGATGCTGCTGGGCCGTCCGACCGCGCGGCGCCGCGCGGCGCGGCTGCCCACGCCCGCGCCCATGAACACCGCCGAAGGACAGCGATGAATCCTTGGATCATCGCGGGCCTGTGCCTGTCGGGCGCGGGCGTCATCGCCTGGGGCAGCGCGCGGCTGCAGCTGCGCTGGCCGCTGCTGGTCCTGGCGGCACTGCTGGCGGCGATCGCGCTGCAGCTGTTTCGGGCGGCGCAGGGGCAGGGGGGCTTTCACGATCTGGCGGCCGTCGTCGCGCAAAGCTTTACCGTCCTGCCCGCACTGCTGGGCATGGTGACCGGGCTGGCACTGGCGCGGATCCGCGGCCACCGCCTGGCGTGGCGCAGCCCCCAGATCGTCCTGACGCTGGCGTCGATGCTGGTCGCGGGTCTGGCCGCCGCGGCGACGCTGGTCCTCTAGTCCCGCGGTTGACGGGCGGGGCGCCGCTGGCTACCACCCAAGGCCATGAGCATCGACCTTCCCACCCCCCGCGGCAGCCTGATCCCCGACAGAACCCTTGACGGCCTGACCTGGCTGCGCGTCGGCGGCCCCGCCGACTGGCTGTTCCAGCCCGCGGACGAGGATGACCTGGCCGATTTCCTTGCCGTGCTGGACCCCGGTGTCCCGGTCTTTCCGATGGGCGTGGGCAGCAATCTGATCGTGCGCGACGGCGGCATCCGCGGCGTGGTCATCCGCCTTGGCCGTGCCTTCAACAGCGTCGAGATCGACGGCGACACCGTCACCGCGGGTGCCGCGGCGCTTGACGCCCAGGTCGCGCGGCGGGCGGCGGAGGCGGGGCTGGACCTGACCTTCCTGCGCACGATCCCGGGCAGCATCGGCGGCGCGGTGCGGATGAACGCGGGCTGCTATGGCAGCTATGTGGCCGACCACCTGATCGACGCGCAGGCCGTCACGCGGCAGGGCGCACGCGTCACCCTGACGCCCGCCGATCTGCGTTTCGGCTATCGCGAGACGCATCTGCCGGCCGATTGGGTGATCACCAGTGCCCGGCTGCGTGCCGCGCCGGGCGACCCCGACCGGCTGCACGCCAAGATGGCCGATCAGCTGGCACGGCGCGACGAAAGCCAGCCCACCCGCGAACGCAGCGCCGGTTCGACCTTTCGCAACCCGGCGGGGTTCAGCTCGACCGGGCAGGCGGATGACGTGCATGACCTGAAGGCATGGTCGCTGATCGACCGGGCGGGGCTGCGCGGGCACAGCTGGGGCGGCGCGCAGATGTCGGAAAAGCATCCGAATTTCCTGCTGAACACCGGCGGCGCGACCGCAGCCGAGCTGGAGGCCCTGGGCGAACTGGTCCGGCGCCGCGTGCTGGAGGAGAGCGGCCACGACCTGCAATGGGAGGTCATCCGCATCGGCGACCCCGGTCCCGACACGGACTGACGCGCGCTGCGCAACATTCTGCGCAGACAGCCGAAATTGAGCTTTTGCGGTTCGCGCTTTGCTTGTAACCTGATGCGACATGACGCCTCCGTTCAAGGGGGCGCGGACCAGATCAAGCCCGGATCAACCGGGCACGAAAGGCGAAAAGTGGCGGGCAGGTCGAGCAGGACAGCCCACTCGGTCGCTGTTCTGATGGGCGGACCCTCGGCTGAACGCCAGGTGTCGTTGTCGTCGGGACGCGAATGCGCAGATGCGCTGCGGGTGGCGGGATATCAGGTAACCGAGATCGATCTTGGCACCGCGCGCGGGGACGAGATCGTCCGGCGTCTGGCCGATGCCGCACCCGACGTCGTCTTCAACGCCCTGCATGGCCGGTGGGGAGAGGACGGATGCGTTCAGGGCCTGCTGGACTGGCTGGACCTTCCCTATACCCATTCGGGCGTGCTGGCCTCGGCGCTGGCGATGGACAAGACGCGCGCCAAGCAGGCGTTCCGCGCCGCCGGCCTGCCCGTGGTCGAGAGCGTCATCGCCGACGCCGCCGAGGTGCGCCTGCGCCACGTCATTCCGCCCCCCTATGTGGTCAAGCCCAATGACGAGGGATCGTCCGTCGGCGTCTACATCGTCCATGACGGCGCCAACCAGCCGCCCGCGCTGTCCGCCGACATGCCCGAGCGCGTGATGGTCGAGACCTATGCCCCCGGGCGAGAGCTGACGACCACGGTCATGGGCGACCGCGCGCTGGACGTGACCGAGATCCTGACCAGCGGCTGGTATGATTACGCCGCGAAATACACCGTCGGCGGGTCGCGCCACGTGATCCCCGCGGACATTCCCGACGACATCCGCGCTGCCTGCCTGGAGATGGCCGTGCGCGCGCACAAGGCGCTTGGCTGCACCGGCCTGACGCGCACCGATTTCCGGTGGGACGAGACGCGCGGCGTGGACGGGCTGATCATCCTGGAGCTGAACACCCAGCCCGGCATGACGCCGACCAGTCTGGCCCCCGAACAGGCGGCCCATGCAGGCATCGACTTTCCCGCGCTGATGCGCTGGATGGTGGAGGACGCGCTGTGCCGGTCGTGATCGATCACCGTCCCGGAAAGCAGATCACCCCGCCCGCCGCGCGGCAGCGCCGCGACCCCGCGCCGTCGCGCCTGAAGTACCGCCTGGAGCGGATGTGGTTGACGCCGCTGTACCGCCGGGTGCTGCGCGTGGGCCTTCCGGCCTTTGCCATCGCGATGGTCGGGGGGCTGTGGCTGGCCGACGAGGACCGTCGCGCCGCGCTGAACGACACCGTCGCCAGCGTGGTGACCAAAGTCCAGAGCCGCGACGAATTCCAGGTCCGCATCATGACGATCGAGGGGGCGACCCCGGTGGTGGACCGCGCCCTGCGCGCGATGCTGCCGGTGGATCTGCCAGCCTCCAGCTTCGACATCGATCTGGCGGCGCTGCGCCTGCAGGTGCTGCAGCTGGACGCGGTCGAATCCATTGACCTGCGCATCAAGCCGGGCGGCATCCTGTCGGCGGTGGTCAAGGAACGCGAACCCGCGATCCTGTGGCGCCACGCGCGCGGCATCGACATGCTGGACGCCGGCGGTCATCGCGTGGCCAGCCTGACCTCGCGCGAGGTGCGCGCCGACCTGCCGCTGATCACCGGAGAGGGGGCGGACCTGGCCACGACCGAGGCGCTGGCCCTGTTCGACGCCGCGGGTCCGATCCTGCCCCGCGTGCGTGGCCTTGTGCGGCGCGGCGAACGGCGGTGGGACCTGGTGCTGGATCACGGCCAGCGCATCCTGCTGCCCGAGACCGGCGCGGTGATCGCGCTGGAGGCGGCGATCGCGATGGACCGGGCCGAGGACATGCTGGGCCGCGACATCACCATCGTCGATCTGCGCGACCCGACGCGGCCCGTCCTGCGGTTGGGGATCGACGCGCGCAACACGATACGCACCGCACGCGGCCTGCCGCTGCTGGGACCCGATGGCAGCGTGCTGCCCGATGACAAGAAGACGGAGGGCTGAGGAATGGTGGACCTGTATCAGACGCAACGCGCGATGCGTAACATCCGCCGGGCGGCCCTGCAGCGGGGCGTGATCGGCATCCTGGACATCGGCACGTCCAAGATCGCCTGCCTTGTCCTGCGCATCGACGGCAACGGCACCTTCCGGGAAACCGACGGCGTGGGCCCGATGGCGGGGCAGGTCAATTTCCGCGTGATCGGCGCGGCATCGACCCGGTCGCGCGGGATGCGCCGCGGCGAGATCGAAACCATGGCCGAGACCGAGCGTGCGATCCGCACGGTCGTCGCCGCCGCGCAGAAGGTCGCGGGCGTGCGCGTCGATCATGTCATCGCCTGCCTGTCGGGCGGGCGACCGGCCTCGTATGGCCTGGCCGGAGAGATCGTGCTGGAATCCGGCAAGGTCGGCGAACATGACGTGGCATCCGTGCTGGCCGCCTGCGACGCGCCCGATTTCGGCCGCGGCCGCGAGGTGCTGCACGCGCAGCCGGTGAATTTCGCGGTCGACAACCGCAGCAACCTGGCCGACCCGCGTGACCATCTGGGCAACAAGCTGTTCTGCGACATGCATGTGCTGACCGTGGACGGCGATTCCATCGGCAACCTGGTCCAGTGCATCCGGCGCTGCGACCTTGAACTGGCGGGGATCGCCTCGGCGCCCTATGCCTCGGCCCGCGCGTCGCTGGTCGAGGATGAGCAGGAGCTGGGCGCGGCCTGTGTCGATTTCGGCGGTGGCGGCACCGGCGTGTCGATCTTCGTCAAGAAGCACATGATCTTTTCCGATCACGTGCCCATCGGGGGCAACCTGATCACCCAGGACATCGCCCAGGGTCTGCGTGTCAGCCTGCCCGTGGCAGAGCGCCTGAAGACGCTGAACGGGGGCGTCGAGGCGACGGGCCGCGACGACCGCGACATGATCGAGGTCGGCGGAGAGACCGGGGACTGGGAGGCGGACCGCCGCCAGGTCAGCCGCGCCGACGTGATCGGCGTGATGCGCCCCCGCGTTGAGGAGATGCTGGAGCATGTCCGCGAGGTGCTGGACGCGGCCGGGTTCGACTGGATGCCCAGCCAGCAGATCGTGCTGACCGGGGGCGGCAGCCAGATCCCAGGCCTGGACGGTCTGGCAACGCGCATCCTGGGTCCGAACGTGCGCTGCGGGCGGCCGCTGCGCATCGACGGTCTGGCCCATCAGCTGACCGATCCCAGCTTTTCCAGCGCCGTCGGCCTGGCGCTGTTCGCCGCACATCCGCAGGATGAATGGTGGGATTTCGAGATGCCGGCCGACCGCTATCCCGCGCGCAGCCTGCGTCGAGCCTATCGCTGGTTCAAGAACAACTGGTGATTGCACCACCTTGGTTCTGGGGGGTGGCAAGGGTTTTCCCACCACATTCGGAAGACATGGCAAGATGCCGCCTATTTCAAGGGTAGCCCCTCCAGATTTTGCGAAACGCCCGGCTTTTTCGGGTGACGGAACTGGTGCCAATTGTTACGGTAACCATTAAGAAACGGGATTCGAGCGGTACACCCGCCTCCCCAATGCAGCAGCGGTAACAGGCGGACACCATGAACCTCAATCTGATGATGAATGACGAAGAAGAGCTGAAGCCGCGCATCACCGTCTTCGGTGTCGGTGGCGCAGGTGGCAACGCCGTCAACAACATGATTCAGAAGCAGCTCGACGGGGTCGAGTTCGTGGTCGCCAACACCGACGCGCAGGCGCTGCAGCAGTCGCGTGCGACCTCGCGCATTCAGATCGGGCCCAAGGTCACCGAGGGTCTGGGCGCGGGCGCCAAGCCCACGATCGGCGCCAAGGCCGCCGAGGAGACGATCGAGGACATCGTCGATCACCTGATGGGCGCGCATATGTGCTTCATCACCGCGGGCATGGGCGGCGGCACCGGCACCGGTGCGGCGCCGATCATCGCGCAGGCCGCGCGCGAGATGGGCATCCTGACCGTCGGCGTGGTGACCAAGCCCTTCCAGTTCGAGGGCACCAAGCGGATGCGCCAGGCCGAGGAGGGCGTCGAGGCCCTGCAGAAGGTCGTGGACACGCTGATCATCATTCCGAACCAGAACCTGTTCCGGCTGGCGAACGAAAAGACCACCTTCACCGACGCCTTCGCGCTGGCCGACGACGTGCTGTACCAGGGCGTCAAGGGCGTGACGGACCTGATGGTCAAGCCGGGCCTGATCAACCTGGACTTTGCCGACGTGCGGTCGGTGATGGACGAGATGGGCAAGGCCATGATGGGCACCGGCGAGGCCTCGGGCGAGAACCGCGCCCAGGAAGCCGCCGAGCGTGCCATCGCAAACCCGCTGCTGGACGAGATCAGCCTGAACGGCGCGCGCGGCGTGCTGATCAACATCACCGGCGGCTATGACATGACCCTGTTCGAACTGGACGAGGCGGCCAACGTCATCCGCGACAAGGTGGACGCCGATGCCAACATCATCGTCGGCTCGACGCTGGACCCCGACATGGACGGCACGATCCGCGTTTCGGTCGTGGCAACCGGCATCGATGCCGCCGTTGCGGTGGCCGAGGTTCCCTCGCCCCGCCGCGGCATGGCTGCGCCGCTGACCCAGAATCCGCAGGTCGGTGCCGCCGCCGAGGAGCAGCCGGCGATCCCGGCGCGCCGCGTGGCGCCCCCGATCGCATCCTCTGCCGAGACGGCCCGCGTCGAGGCCCCGCGCCACGATCCGCGCGCCGAGGACGACATGCCGCAGCCGGCCTATCAGCCGAAGGACAGCGCCCGCCAGAACGCCGTGCGCATCGACGACGACGCGTCGGCCTTTGTCGCGCCCCGTGCGCCGCAGTCCCCGCGCGCCGGCCAGCCCGCACCCGAGGTGATGGACCGCCTGCGCCGCGCCGTGGACAACCACGGCCGCGTCCCCGCACAGCCGCAGCAGCAGCCGGCACAGCCCGCCACCAGCCGGATGAGTGGTCTGGGCCGCATGCTGGAGCGCATGGCAGGCCATGGCAACGACCAGCCGGGCGGCGCCAAGCCGGCCGCATCCTCGATCGCCGAGCGTGTGAACGACCGCGTCGCCGTCCGCGCCCGCCAGCACGACACCGACTTCGACGATCTGGCCAGCCCCGACTCGAACGGCAAGGACAATGTCGAGATCCCGGCTTTCCTGCGCCGTCAGGCCAACTGACGGATCACGAAACCGGCACATCCACTGGTTGCAAGGGCCGCTGCAAAGCGGCCCTTTCCCTTTTCCAGTCAACCTCTTGGGCGAAAACGGCCATCGGGTTGCAGGGCAGGGCAGGGGAATGTTTCACCCCGTTACAAAACGTTAATTGAATGCGTTCACTGCCGGACCTAGCTGGAGTGACAGAAGGGGCAGGTGCGCCCCACGACGAATCCGAAGGCAGGCAGATCATGCAGGCGACGCTGAAAGACACGGTGACATTGCAGGGCGTCGGGCTCCACTCCGGTGCGCCCGCGCGTCTGGTCATGCATCCCGCACGGCCCGGCCACGGGATCGTCTTTCGCCGCACCGACCTGTCGCCTGCGGTCGACATTCCGGCATTGTGGGACCATGTGACGCCGTCCAAGCTGTGCACGCTGCTGGACAACGGCTTGGGTGTGACCCTCTCGACGGTCGAGCACGTGATGGCCGCGCTGGCCGGAACGGGCATCCACAACGCGCTGATCACCGTCGATGGGCCCGAAATTCCGATCCTCGATGGTTCGGCTGCACCCTTTGTGGACGCGATCCTGGACACCGGCATCGCGCGTCAGGCTGCACCGCTGCGCGCGATCCGCGTCCTGCGCACGGTCGAGGTCCGCGAGGGCGAAGCCTTTGCCCGCCTGTCGCCCGCCGACCACCTGGAGATCGATTTCGAGATCGACTTTACCGACGCCGCGATCGGGCATCAGGAAAAGCGTCTGGACATGGCCAATGGCGCGTTCCTGCGCGAACTGGCCGACAGCCGCACCTTCTGCCGCGCGTCGGATGTCGAGGCGATGCGCCGCAACGGTCTGGCCCTGGGCGGGACCTATCTGAACGCGGTCGTGGTGGATGGCGGGCGCGTCCTGTCGCCGGGCGGTCTGCGTCACGCGGATGAGGCCGTGCGCCACAAGATGCTGGACGCCACCGGCGATCTGGCGCTGGCCGGTGCGCCGCTGCTGGCGCGCTATACCGGCCACCGTGCGGGTCACGCGATGACCAACCGCCTGCTGCGGGCGCTGTTCGCCGACCCCACTGCATGGACCTGGGAGCGGTGCACGCCCGAGCTGGAAGGTCGCCTGCCGGGTGCGGGTGTCGCCGACTATGCACGCC is a window from the Paracoccus marcusii genome containing:
- a CDS encoding DUF2484 family protein gives rise to the protein MTATPDLAILPLLALAGAAVWLALACLTPRLNRRWQRRASWVLVLAGVPVLGWLTLEWGPGLGVLGFGLGLLMLLGRPTARRRAARLPTPAPMNTAEGQR
- the ftsZ gene encoding cell division protein FtsZ, translating into MNLNLMMNDEEELKPRITVFGVGGAGGNAVNNMIQKQLDGVEFVVANTDAQALQQSRATSRIQIGPKVTEGLGAGAKPTIGAKAAEETIEDIVDHLMGAHMCFITAGMGGGTGTGAAPIIAQAAREMGILTVGVVTKPFQFEGTKRMRQAEEGVEALQKVVDTLIIIPNQNLFRLANEKTTFTDAFALADDVLYQGVKGVTDLMVKPGLINLDFADVRSVMDEMGKAMMGTGEASGENRAQEAAERAIANPLLDEISLNGARGVLINITGGYDMTLFELDEAANVIRDKVDADANIIVGSTLDPDMDGTIRVSVVATGIDAAVAVAEVPSPRRGMAAPLTQNPQVGAAAEEQPAIPARRVAPPIASSAETARVEAPRHDPRAEDDMPQPAYQPKDSARQNAVRIDDDASAFVAPRAPQSPRAGQPAPEVMDRLRRAVDNHGRVPAQPQQQPAQPATSRMSGLGRMLERMAGHGNDQPGGAKPAASSIAERVNDRVAVRARQHDTDFDDLASPDSNGKDNVEIPAFLRRQAN
- a CDS encoding D-alanine--D-alanine ligase translates to MAGRSSRTAHSVAVLMGGPSAERQVSLSSGRECADALRVAGYQVTEIDLGTARGDEIVRRLADAAPDVVFNALHGRWGEDGCVQGLLDWLDLPYTHSGVLASALAMDKTRAKQAFRAAGLPVVESVIADAAEVRLRHVIPPPYVVKPNDEGSSVGVYIVHDGANQPPALSADMPERVMVETYAPGRELTTTVMGDRALDVTEILTSGWYDYAAKYTVGGSRHVIPADIPDDIRAACLEMAVRAHKALGCTGLTRTDFRWDETRGVDGLIILELNTQPGMTPTSLAPEQAAHAGIDFPALMRWMVEDALCRS
- the lpxC gene encoding UDP-3-O-acyl-N-acetylglucosamine deacetylase; this translates as MQATLKDTVTLQGVGLHSGAPARLVMHPARPGHGIVFRRTDLSPAVDIPALWDHVTPSKLCTLLDNGLGVTLSTVEHVMAALAGTGIHNALITVDGPEIPILDGSAAPFVDAILDTGIARQAAPLRAIRVLRTVEVREGEAFARLSPADHLEIDFEIDFTDAAIGHQEKRLDMANGAFLRELADSRTFCRASDVEAMRRNGLALGGTYLNAVVVDGGRVLSPGGLRHADEAVRHKMLDATGDLALAGAPLLARYTGHRAGHAMTNRLLRALFADPTAWTWERCTPELEGRLPGAGVADYARPELAAAFAAE
- the murG gene encoding undecaprenyldiphospho-muramoylpentapeptide beta-N-acetylglucosaminyltransferase yields the protein MAAPLALIAAGGTGGHMFPAQALAELLLAQGWRVKLSTDDRGARYAGGFPDAVERQVVKSATTARGGLSGKLAAPFKIAAGVLAARRAFRRDRPSVVIGFGGYPTIPALSAAHLMGLPRMIHEQNGVMGRVNRMFAARVHRVACGTWPTILPQGISGQHVGNPVRGAVLDRAASPYVAPGEGALNLLVIGGSQGARVLSQVVPAAIAALPADLRTRLQVSHQARPEDADQVTAAYAAAGIAAEVQPFFTDVPDRIAAAHLVISRSGASSLADITVIGRPAILIPFAAATGDHQTANAQALADAGAAHVHPESVLDADSLTRDIRAILTDPAQATAMAQAALTLARPDAARRLYDLVEEITR
- the ftsA gene encoding cell division protein FtsA gives rise to the protein MVDLYQTQRAMRNIRRAALQRGVIGILDIGTSKIACLVLRIDGNGTFRETDGVGPMAGQVNFRVIGAASTRSRGMRRGEIETMAETERAIRTVVAAAQKVAGVRVDHVIACLSGGRPASYGLAGEIVLESGKVGEHDVASVLAACDAPDFGRGREVLHAQPVNFAVDNRSNLADPRDHLGNKLFCDMHVLTVDGDSIGNLVQCIRRCDLELAGIASAPYASARASLVEDEQELGAACVDFGGGGTGVSIFVKKHMIFSDHVPIGGNLITQDIAQGLRVSLPVAERLKTLNGGVEATGRDDRDMIEVGGETGDWEADRRQVSRADVIGVMRPRVEEMLEHVREVLDAAGFDWMPSQQIVLTGGGSQIPGLDGLATRILGPNVRCGRPLRIDGLAHQLTDPSFSSAVGLALFAAHPQDEWWDFEMPADRYPARSLRRAYRWFKNNW
- the murC gene encoding UDP-N-acetylmuramate--L-alanine ligase codes for the protein MNAATKLPGELGPIHFVGIGGIGMSGIAEVLLTLGYRVQGSDSKKSKITDRLETLGATVFEGQRAENVAGAGVIVISTAIKKGNPELEEARLRGLPIVRRAEMLAELMRLKSNIAIAGTHGKTTTTTMVATLLDAGGLDPTVINGGVIHAYGSNARAGAGEWMVVEADESDGSFNRLPADIAIVTNIDPEHMEHWGSFDALRQAFTNFASSVPFYGLAVCCTDHPEVQALVGRLTDRRVVTFGFNAQADVRAMNLTYDKGIAHFDIALQGEATDGPIPMIEGCTLPMPGDHNVSNCLAAVAVARHLGIKKSEIRTALAKFGGVGRRFTRVGEINGVTIIDDYGHHPVEIAAVLKAARQASTGRVIAVHQPHRYSRLSNLFEDFCTCFNEADVVAIADVYSAGEEPIPGASRDDLVAGLIAHGHRHARAILSEDDLERLVREQARPGDMVVCLGAGTISTWANGLPARLQGQAA
- the ftsW gene encoding putative lipid II flippase FtsW; this translates as MTEMVFGTTPVRAGDPILPRWWRTLDKWSLTCVLGLFAIGLLLGLAASVPLAEKNNLPRFYYVQRQMVFGGMGLFVMLVISMLTPRQIRRIGVLGFAVSFMLILALPIIGTDFGKGATRWLSLGFVSVQPSEFLKPGFVALCAWFMASAQEPGGPPGRIYSFGAAMTIVILLALQPDFGQASLVLFSWLVMYFVAGSPVILIVCVAGLAGMGGLFAYNASEHFARRINSFLSSEIDANTQIYFATNAIQEGRFFGVGVGEGTVKWSLPDAHTDFIIAVAAEEYGFIMVLAIILLYMTIVMRSLLRLVRERDPFARIAGTGLACAFGVQALINMGVAVRLLPAKGMTLPFVSYGGSSMIASGIALGMLLALTRTRPQGEFAEILRRSR
- a CDS encoding cell division protein FtsQ/DivIB, yielding MPVVIDHRPGKQITPPAARQRRDPAPSRLKYRLERMWLTPLYRRVLRVGLPAFAIAMVGGLWLADEDRRAALNDTVASVVTKVQSRDEFQVRIMTIEGATPVVDRALRAMLPVDLPASSFDIDLAALRLQVLQLDAVESIDLRIKPGGILSAVVKEREPAILWRHARGIDMLDAGGHRVASLTSREVRADLPLITGEGADLATTEALALFDAAGPILPRVRGLVRRGERRWDLVLDHGQRILLPETGAVIALEAAIAMDRAEDMLGRDITIVDLRDPTRPVLRLGIDARNTIRTARGLPLLGPDGSVLPDDKKTEG
- the murB gene encoding UDP-N-acetylmuramate dehydrogenase, with protein sequence MSIDLPTPRGSLIPDRTLDGLTWLRVGGPADWLFQPADEDDLADFLAVLDPGVPVFPMGVGSNLIVRDGGIRGVVIRLGRAFNSVEIDGDTVTAGAAALDAQVARRAAEAGLDLTFLRTIPGSIGGAVRMNAGCYGSYVADHLIDAQAVTRQGARVTLTPADLRFGYRETHLPADWVITSARLRAAPGDPDRLHAKMADQLARRDESQPTRERSAGSTFRNPAGFSSTGQADDVHDLKAWSLIDRAGLRGHSWGGAQMSEKHPNFLLNTGGATAAELEALGELVRRRVLEESGHDLQWEVIRIGDPGPDTD